In Micromonospora sp. WMMA1363, a genomic segment contains:
- a CDS encoding oxidoreductase: MTDDPLAPLLTLADITPAVERARERFDQALRHRALRRHGGQVAAEVSLRSAVASAALEGAAHEREEVRAGTVTDPVLQGALRVAGALPGLTDLWPKAPRQALAKLHVLAARDVVAEADLGRPVNDGLVAARMAGLAALVAGGTKVPPLVLAAVVHGELLNLRPFAGPSGLVARGAARLVLMSSGFDPRGLLAVDVGHREREPEYVGSAGAFATGTPDGLRSWLRHCMAAVEVGADELAVVGDEVLAA, translated from the coding sequence GTGACCGACGACCCCCTCGCCCCGCTCCTCACGCTCGCCGACATCACCCCCGCTGTGGAGCGGGCCCGCGAGCGCTTCGACCAGGCGTTGCGGCATCGCGCGCTGCGGCGGCACGGCGGCCAGGTGGCGGCCGAGGTCAGCCTCCGGTCCGCCGTGGCCAGCGCCGCTTTGGAGGGGGCCGCCCACGAGCGCGAGGAGGTCCGTGCCGGGACCGTCACCGATCCGGTGCTCCAGGGCGCGCTGCGGGTGGCCGGGGCGCTGCCCGGGCTGACCGACCTGTGGCCGAAGGCGCCCCGCCAAGCCCTCGCGAAGCTGCATGTTCTCGCCGCGCGGGACGTGGTCGCCGAGGCGGACCTGGGGCGGCCCGTGAACGACGGGTTGGTGGCCGCACGGATGGCCGGGCTGGCGGCCCTCGTCGCCGGCGGCACGAAGGTGCCGCCGCTGGTGCTGGCCGCCGTGGTCCACGGCGAGCTGCTGAACCTGCGGCCCTTCGCCGGCCCGTCCGGCTTGGTCGCCCGGGGCGCAGCCCGGCTGGTGCTGATGTCCAGCGGGTTCGATCCGCGCGGGCTGCTCGCCGTCGATGTGGGCCACCGCGAGCGGGAGCCGGAGTACGTCGGCTCCGCCGGTGCCTTCGCCACCGGCACGCCGGACGGGCTGCGTTCCTGGCTGCGGCACTGCATGGCCGCCGTCGAGGTCGGGGCGGATGAGCTCGCCGTGGTCGGCGACGAGGTGTTGGCGGCGTGA
- a CDS encoding alpha/beta hydrolase: MTEQPGEPVDESCVLTEGPWTHRFVGANGSRFHVVEAGTGPMVLFLHGFPEHWWAWHEMLPAVADAGFRAVAVDLRGYGASDKPPRGYDGYTLAADIAGLIRALGERSATVVGTGAGGLIAWTVASFHPSLARRLVVLGAPHPLRLRAAIFADPRGQFAASTPALRFQLPRYEHVLTRDDAAAVEETLRRWGGPRWVNGPTFPAYAARCREAMRIPQAAFCALEGYRWAFRSVLRLHGYRFVRLMQKPLVTPTLQLHGALDHSSLPRTAQGSGRYVVAPYEWRLLDHVGHFPHVEARDVVLGEILRWAKS; the protein is encoded by the coding sequence ATGACCGAGCAGCCCGGCGAGCCAGTCGACGAGTCCTGCGTCCTCACCGAGGGGCCGTGGACGCACCGGTTCGTCGGGGCCAACGGCAGCCGGTTCCACGTGGTGGAGGCCGGAACCGGCCCGATGGTGCTGTTCCTGCACGGTTTCCCGGAGCACTGGTGGGCCTGGCACGAGATGCTGCCGGCGGTCGCCGACGCCGGTTTCCGGGCCGTCGCGGTCGACCTGCGTGGCTATGGGGCGAGCGACAAGCCGCCCCGCGGGTACGACGGATACACGCTGGCCGCCGACATCGCCGGGCTGATCCGGGCGCTGGGTGAGCGGTCGGCGACCGTGGTGGGTACCGGCGCCGGCGGGCTGATCGCCTGGACGGTGGCGTCGTTTCATCCGTCGCTGGCCCGACGGCTGGTGGTGCTCGGGGCGCCGCACCCGCTACGACTCCGGGCCGCCATCTTCGCCGATCCGCGCGGCCAGTTCGCGGCCTCCACGCCAGCGTTGAGGTTCCAGCTTCCCCGCTACGAGCACGTACTGACCCGCGACGACGCGGCGGCGGTGGAGGAAACGCTGCGCCGCTGGGGCGGCCCGCGGTGGGTGAACGGCCCGACCTTTCCCGCGTACGCCGCCCGCTGCCGGGAAGCGATGCGGATTCCGCAGGCAGCGTTCTGCGCCCTGGAGGGCTACCGGTGGGCGTTCCGGTCAGTGTTGCGGCTGCACGGGTACCGGTTCGTGCGGCTCATGCAGAAGCCCCTGGTCACGCCGACCCTCCAACTGCACGGCGCGCTCGACCACTCGTCCCTGCCACGTACCGCCCAAGGCTCCGGGCGGTACGTGGTGGCCCCGTACGAGTGGCGGCTGCTCGACCATGTCGGGCACTTCCCGCACGTCGAGGCCCGGGACGTGGTGCTCGGCGAGATCCTGCGCTGGGCGAAGTCGTAG
- a CDS encoding tyrosine-type recombinase/integrase, with amino-acid sequence MTVGFVIKTPAGTYRANWRDSADRQKAKTFRTKKEANAYLAEVEGALNKGTYVDPHAGRMRFGEFVTRWLAGRSVEARTAERTESMLRAHLLPQWADWPLGRIDYLAVQEWVTTLGRTLAPSTTAKHLGLLSMIMQTAIRARLIAVNPCDGVRVPRNRAREARPGTVSREAFLGRLLPAVPTEHRGIVCAAAGAGLRWGECAGLPWEAVDLDRGLLHVAQVAVETHGGTMLRAYPKSRAGVRAVPMPPFLVDELRRRRENGASPDGRALVFADRDGGPQRRSNFRRRVWLPSLVRAGLLGRVAEVAPGRWLAVWPDRDGREHRAEFTTEAAAVAHTAASAFGGLRFHDLRHSYITWLVTGGVPVNVVRRVVGHEKASTTLDRYTHTPEDYADRVRLTFADDSLTFRPSPRPVDLGDAASSGPEGERERDDPRRGETGVVSGSAPGGSSRTHSAVTGGCNRRGSAGCRRHERSSCRQSA; translated from the coding sequence GTGACCGTGGGCTTCGTCATCAAGACCCCGGCGGGAACGTACCGGGCGAACTGGCGGGACTCGGCGGACCGGCAGAAGGCGAAGACCTTCCGTACGAAGAAGGAGGCGAACGCCTACCTCGCTGAGGTCGAAGGTGCCCTGAACAAGGGCACGTACGTCGACCCGCACGCAGGCAGGATGCGATTCGGTGAGTTCGTGACGCGGTGGCTGGCCGGGCGGTCGGTGGAGGCTCGGACGGCCGAGCGGACGGAATCGATGCTGCGGGCGCATCTGCTGCCGCAGTGGGCTGACTGGCCGTTGGGTCGGATCGACTATCTGGCGGTGCAGGAGTGGGTGACCACCCTTGGCCGGACCCTGGCGCCCTCGACGACGGCGAAGCACCTCGGGCTGCTGTCGATGATCATGCAGACGGCGATCCGGGCGCGGCTGATCGCGGTGAACCCGTGCGACGGGGTCCGGGTGCCGCGCAACCGGGCGCGTGAGGCTCGGCCGGGCACGGTCAGCCGGGAGGCGTTCCTCGGCCGGCTGCTGCCCGCCGTCCCGACCGAGCACCGGGGGATCGTGTGCGCCGCCGCCGGGGCGGGGCTGCGCTGGGGTGAGTGCGCGGGCCTGCCGTGGGAGGCGGTCGACCTCGACCGAGGTCTCCTCCACGTCGCCCAGGTGGCGGTCGAGACCCACGGTGGGACCATGCTGCGGGCGTACCCGAAGAGTCGGGCCGGCGTGCGGGCGGTGCCGATGCCGCCGTTCCTCGTCGACGAGCTGCGCCGCCGACGCGAAAACGGCGCATCGCCGGACGGCCGGGCGCTGGTCTTCGCCGACCGGGACGGCGGGCCGCAGCGACGGTCGAACTTCCGGCGGCGGGTCTGGCTGCCGTCGCTGGTGCGTGCCGGGCTGCTCGGCCGGGTCGCCGAGGTGGCACCGGGCCGGTGGCTGGCGGTGTGGCCGGATCGGGACGGCCGGGAGCATCGGGCGGAGTTCACAACGGAGGCGGCGGCGGTGGCGCACACGGCGGCCTCGGCGTTCGGCGGCCTGCGGTTCCACGACCTGCGGCACTCGTACATCACGTGGCTGGTGACCGGCGGGGTGCCGGTCAACGTGGTGCGGCGCGTGGTGGGGCACGAAAAGGCGTCGACGACGCTGGACCGGTACACGCACACGCCCGAGGACTATGCCGACCGGGTTCGGCTGACGTTCGCTGACGATTCGCTGACTTTCCGCCCGTCGCCCCGCCCGGTCGACCTGGGAGACGCGGCGTCATCTGGGCCGGAAGGGGAGCGGGAAAGGGACGACCCCCGTCGGGGGGAGACGGGGGTCGTCAGCGGTTCGGCTCCGGGGGGGTCGAGCCGAACCCACTCAGCGGTCACGGGGGGGTGCAACCGCCGAGGGTCTGCCGGTTGTCGTAGACATGAACGCTCGTCGTGCCGACAGTCTGCCTGA
- a CDS encoding HAD-IB family hydrolase yields the protein MGRSAAFFDLDKTVIAKSSALAFGRPFYRDGLITRRDVVKSAYAQLMFRLGGTDEQTMTRTRDYLATLCKGWPVEQVRQIVAETLHELINPYVYAEAAALIEEHQAAGRDVVLVSASGEEMVRPIGALLGVTDVIATRMGVVDGRYSGEIEFYAAGPSKVDAVGELALKRGYDLSSSYAYSDSYTDRPLLECVGHPSAVNPDRQLRKLALENSWPVLEFRHPVPLGRRLRERPAVPVAAAALGVGVGVAIGIAWYGRHRRTRTAPAA from the coding sequence GTGGGCCGAAGCGCCGCTTTCTTCGATCTGGACAAGACCGTCATCGCCAAGTCGAGCGCCCTGGCGTTCGGTCGGCCGTTCTACCGGGACGGCCTGATCACTCGGCGTGACGTCGTCAAGTCGGCGTACGCACAGCTGATGTTCCGGCTGGGCGGCACCGACGAGCAGACCATGACCCGGACTCGGGATTATCTCGCCACCCTGTGCAAGGGCTGGCCGGTGGAGCAGGTCCGCCAGATCGTCGCGGAGACGCTCCACGAGCTGATCAACCCCTACGTGTACGCGGAAGCCGCCGCCCTGATCGAGGAGCATCAGGCGGCTGGGCGGGACGTGGTCCTGGTCTCCGCATCCGGCGAGGAGATGGTCCGGCCGATCGGCGCGCTGTTGGGGGTGACCGACGTTATCGCCACGCGGATGGGCGTGGTCGACGGCCGATACAGCGGGGAGATCGAGTTCTACGCGGCCGGCCCGAGCAAGGTCGACGCGGTAGGCGAGTTGGCGCTCAAGCGGGGGTACGACCTCAGCAGCTCGTACGCGTACTCCGACTCGTACACCGACCGGCCCCTGCTCGAGTGCGTCGGCCACCCGTCCGCGGTCAACCCGGACCGCCAGCTGCGCAAGCTCGCGCTGGAGAATTCGTGGCCGGTGCTGGAGTTCCGGCACCCGGTCCCGCTGGGCCGGCGGCTACGCGAACGTCCCGCCGTCCCGGTCGCGGCGGCGGCGCTCGGCGTGGGGGTGGGCGTCGCGATCGGCATCGCCTGGTACGGACGCCACCGCCGGACCCGCACCGCTCCCGCTGCCTGA
- a CDS encoding TetR/AcrR family transcriptional regulator, with protein sequence MSDTKRRLLDGTLAAIRQHGIAGVSARTIAAAAGVNQALVFYHFGTVDELLAAACRTATAARVDEWSPRLGEVRSLRELLDLGRALHEEERVLGNVSVLAQMLAGAQSDERLAAPTGEALQLWVDEIDSVLRRLLAGSPFAEVADVSGLARAVSAAFIGLELYEGVDRPAAERAMAALDQLAVLIEIVDDLGPIARRALQSKITRAPRR encoded by the coding sequence ATGTCCGACACCAAGCGCCGACTACTCGACGGCACTCTGGCCGCGATCCGGCAGCACGGCATCGCGGGAGTCTCGGCCCGCACCATCGCCGCCGCCGCCGGGGTGAACCAGGCCCTGGTTTTCTACCACTTCGGGACGGTCGACGAACTGCTGGCGGCGGCCTGCCGCACGGCCACCGCCGCACGGGTCGACGAGTGGTCACCGCGGCTGGGTGAGGTGCGGTCGCTGCGGGAACTGCTGGACCTCGGTCGCGCCTTACACGAGGAGGAGCGCGTACTAGGCAATGTGTCGGTCCTGGCGCAGATGCTCGCCGGCGCGCAGAGCGACGAGCGGCTCGCCGCCCCCACCGGGGAGGCGCTCCAGCTGTGGGTCGACGAGATCGATTCGGTGCTGCGCCGGCTGCTGGCGGGGTCACCCTTCGCTGAGGTGGCCGACGTTTCTGGTCTCGCCCGAGCGGTGTCAGCCGCCTTCATCGGCCTCGAGCTGTACGAAGGAGTCGACCGGCCCGCCGCCGAACGGGCTATGGCGGCCCTGGACCAGCTCGCCGTGCTGATCGAGATCGTCGACGACCTCGGGCCGATCGCCCGCCGCGCCCTCCAAAGCAAGATCACCAGGGCGCCGCGCCGGTAG
- a CDS encoding helix-turn-helix domain-containing protein: MPFAPRQAGPRAGEVTPGDHSPRPVRAVYTVREVAVMLSLSVSSAYTLVRSGNIPAERLGRRWVVPRSRFHAWLDGSSGDVAATGTDAPRGGW; the protein is encoded by the coding sequence GTGCCGTTCGCGCCCCGGCAGGCCGGGCCTCGAGCTGGCGAAGTCACCCCCGGTGACCATTCACCCCGACCGGTCCGGGCCGTCTACACGGTCAGGGAAGTGGCCGTGATGTTGTCCCTGTCGGTCAGCTCGGCCTACACCTTGGTCCGGTCCGGGAACATTCCCGCTGAACGCCTGGGGCGGCGCTGGGTGGTCCCGCGTAGCCGTTTCCACGCCTGGCTCGACGGTTCCTCGGGCGACGTCGCTGCCACCGGCACTGACGCGCCGCGTGGAGGCTGGTGA
- a CDS encoding immune inhibitor A domain-containing protein has protein sequence MGLLGLSLAATGVAGASSATAAPQPKLPTTAPSVAEPAHLDHDLPNPLEEKRRALRQEGLSDVLSGRVKAQQINGSTVVKVGETAGGAPGTKNRAARDRHGKKDQYVELAREKTDRIFVILAEFGNERHPSYPDQDTAPGWPGPARFDGPLRNEIPEPRRAEDNSTVWQPDYSSDYYRTLYFGTEPGDESLRQYYEAQSSGRYSVDGTVTDWVKVKYNEARYGRSQDDPTDANGDDPAVCGSNVCTNVWALVRDAANQWVTNQRAAGRTDAQIAADVKAMDQWDRYDHDSDGDFNEPDGYIDHFQIVHSGGDMADGDPHQGEDAIWSHRWYAFASDQGRTGPANFPAGGTQIGDTGVWIGDYTIQPENGGRSVFYHEYGHDLGLPDDYNILSGGDNNNEHWTLMAQSRLGGKNDGGIGERGGDLGAWNKLQLGWLDYEVVVAGQKRTMTLGPQEYNSDKPQAAVVVLPQREYTFDNGKPFEGTKQFFSGNEDDLNNALTRTLDLTGKSSASLSMKGRYNIEADYDYLFFEISLDGGQTWTPLPGTAGGKPLKEISPGRFALDGSSDGEWVDITIPMDHAAGKLVQFRLRYQTDGGVSDGGFYGDAITVTADGQTVLSDGAENGAGDWSLGGWTLAEETYTRLFDNYYIAGHRSYVSYDKYLKTGPYYFGYSDTRPDYVDHYAYQEGLLISYWNTRWADNDTFAHPGEGRNLIIDSRPQPIYNLTGQAWRARVQVYDAPFSLHKADSFTLHINSQPQYIRGQAAQPLFDDTKKYWYAELPNHGVKLPATGTKIKVLKQKGTSVKVRFS, from the coding sequence GTGGGTCTGCTCGGACTCTCGCTGGCGGCGACAGGAGTGGCGGGCGCCTCGTCCGCCACTGCCGCGCCGCAGCCGAAGTTGCCGACGACCGCACCGTCGGTGGCCGAGCCTGCTCATCTCGACCATGACCTACCCAATCCGCTCGAGGAGAAGCGCCGCGCCCTGCGCCAGGAGGGCCTGAGCGACGTACTCTCGGGCCGGGTGAAGGCGCAGCAGATCAACGGCAGCACCGTCGTCAAGGTCGGCGAGACGGCCGGCGGCGCACCGGGCACCAAGAACCGCGCGGCTCGCGACCGTCACGGCAAGAAGGACCAGTACGTCGAACTCGCCCGGGAGAAGACCGACCGGATCTTCGTGATCCTGGCCGAGTTCGGCAACGAGCGGCACCCGTCCTACCCGGACCAGGACACCGCCCCCGGCTGGCCGGGGCCGGCGCGCTTCGACGGGCCGCTGCGCAACGAAATCCCCGAGCCCCGCCGTGCGGAGGACAACTCCACCGTGTGGCAGCCGGACTACAGCTCCGACTACTACCGGACGCTGTACTTCGGCACCGAGCCGGGTGACGAATCGCTGAGGCAGTACTACGAAGCACAGTCCTCGGGTCGCTACAGCGTCGACGGCACCGTCACCGACTGGGTGAAGGTGAAGTACAACGAGGCTCGCTACGGCCGGTCGCAGGACGACCCGACCGACGCCAACGGCGACGACCCGGCGGTGTGCGGCAGCAACGTCTGCACCAACGTCTGGGCCCTGGTGCGCGACGCCGCCAACCAGTGGGTCACCAACCAGCGGGCCGCCGGCCGCACCGACGCCCAGATCGCCGCGGACGTCAAAGCGATGGACCAGTGGGACCGGTACGACCACGACAGCGACGGCGACTTCAACGAGCCGGACGGCTACATCGACCACTTCCAGATCGTCCACTCCGGCGGCGACATGGCCGATGGTGACCCGCATCAGGGTGAGGACGCCATCTGGAGCCACCGCTGGTACGCGTTCGCCTCCGACCAGGGTCGGACCGGACCGGCCAACTTCCCGGCTGGCGGCACCCAGATCGGCGACACCGGCGTGTGGATCGGCGACTACACGATCCAGCCGGAGAACGGCGGCCGCAGCGTCTTCTACCACGAGTACGGCCACGACTTGGGCCTGCCGGACGACTACAACATCCTCAGCGGCGGGGACAACAACAACGAACACTGGACCCTGATGGCGCAGAGCCGCCTCGGCGGCAAGAACGACGGCGGCATCGGCGAGCGCGGCGGCGACCTCGGCGCCTGGAACAAGCTCCAGCTCGGCTGGCTCGACTACGAGGTGGTCGTCGCCGGACAGAAGCGCACCATGACCCTCGGCCCACAGGAGTACAACTCCGACAAGCCGCAGGCCGCCGTGGTGGTGCTTCCGCAGCGGGAGTACACCTTCGACAACGGCAAGCCGTTCGAGGGCACCAAGCAGTTCTTCTCGGGCAACGAGGACGACCTCAACAACGCGCTCACCCGGACCCTGGACCTCACCGGGAAGTCGTCGGCGTCGCTGTCGATGAAGGGCCGCTACAACATCGAGGCCGACTACGACTACCTGTTCTTCGAGATCTCGCTGGACGGCGGCCAGACCTGGACGCCGCTTCCCGGCACCGCCGGCGGCAAGCCGCTCAAGGAGATCTCTCCCGGACGTTTCGCCCTGGACGGCAGCAGCGACGGCGAGTGGGTCGACATCACCATCCCCATGGACCACGCCGCGGGCAAGCTCGTGCAGTTCCGGCTGCGCTACCAGACGGACGGCGGTGTCTCCGACGGCGGCTTCTACGGTGACGCGATCACCGTGACCGCCGACGGCCAGACCGTGCTCAGCGACGGCGCCGAGAACGGCGCCGGCGACTGGTCGCTGGGCGGCTGGACTCTCGCCGAGGAGACCTACACCAGGCTCTTCGACAACTACTACATCGCCGGTCACCGGTCATACGTCTCGTACGACAAGTACCTCAAGACCGGCCCGTACTACTTCGGCTACAGCGACACCCGACCGGACTACGTGGACCACTACGCGTACCAGGAGGGCCTGCTGATCTCCTACTGGAACACCCGCTGGGCGGACAACGACACGTTCGCCCACCCCGGCGAGGGCCGCAACCTGATCATCGACTCGCGACCCCAGCCGATCTACAACCTGACTGGCCAGGCCTGGCGCGCCCGGGTCCAGGTCTACGACGCGCCGTTCAGTCTCCACAAGGCCGACTCGTTCACGCTGCACATCAACAGCCAGCCGCAGTACATCCGTGGCCAGGCCGCGCAGCCGCTGTTCGACGACACCAAGAAGTACTGGTACGCGGAGCTGCCGAACCACGGCGTCAAGCTCCCCGCGACCGGCACGAAGATCAAGGTTCTCAAGCAGAAGGGCACCTCGGTCAAGGTCCGCTTCTCCTGA
- the acs gene encoding acetate--CoA ligase, translating into MSEALANLLNETRQFPPPAQLAANANVTAEAYGTADADRLAFWARQADRLTWAKRWDQVLDWSKPPFARWFVGGQLNVAYNCLDRHVEAGRGDQVAIHWEGEPGDTRAITYAELHKLTCQAANALTDLGVTAGDRVAIYLPMIPEAAVAMLACARIGATHSVVFGGFSADALTNRIQDATAKVVITADGGYRRGKPSALKPTVDQAVANCPSVEHVLVVRRTGEEVAWSARDHWWHETVERASTEHVAAAFDAEHPLFILYTSGTTARPKGILHTTGGYLTQASYTAHAVFDLKPDTDVYWCTADIGWVTGHSYIVYGPLSNGVTQVMYEGTPDTPHKGRFWEIVDKYRVTILYTAPTLIRTMMKWGEDIPAGFELSSLRLLGSVGEPINPEAWMWYRQHVGRGELPIVDTWWQTETGAVMISPLPGVTEAKPGSAMTPLPGVSADVVDDQGQPVPNGGGGYLVLTEPWPSMLRTIWGDDNRFIETYWSRFGAGASTGDDWVYFAGDGAKKDDDGHVWLLGRVDDVMLVSGHNISTTEVESALVSHPSVAEAAVVGATDPTTGQAIVAFAIPRGNTETTGEAGEQLISDLRDHVARTLGPIAKPRQIMLVPELPKTRSGKIMRRLLRDVAEHRSLGDVTTLQDSSVMDLIAAGISGGKSDED; encoded by the coding sequence ATGAGCGAGGCATTGGCCAACCTGTTGAACGAGACCCGCCAGTTCCCGCCGCCGGCACAACTCGCCGCGAACGCCAACGTGACCGCGGAGGCGTACGGCACGGCGGACGCCGACCGGCTGGCCTTCTGGGCGCGGCAGGCGGACCGGCTGACCTGGGCCAAGCGCTGGGACCAGGTGCTCGACTGGTCGAAGCCGCCGTTCGCCCGGTGGTTCGTCGGCGGTCAGCTCAACGTGGCGTACAACTGCCTCGACCGCCACGTCGAGGCCGGCCGAGGTGACCAGGTCGCCATCCACTGGGAGGGTGAGCCGGGCGACACCCGCGCCATCACCTACGCGGAGTTGCACAAGCTCACCTGCCAGGCGGCGAACGCGCTGACCGACCTGGGTGTGACCGCCGGCGACCGGGTGGCCATCTACCTGCCGATGATCCCGGAGGCCGCGGTCGCGATGCTGGCCTGCGCCCGGATCGGCGCCACGCACAGCGTGGTCTTCGGGGGTTTCTCCGCCGACGCGCTGACCAACCGGATCCAGGACGCCACCGCGAAGGTGGTGATCACCGCGGACGGCGGCTATCGGCGGGGCAAGCCGTCCGCCCTCAAGCCGACCGTGGACCAGGCGGTGGCGAACTGTCCCTCGGTGGAGCACGTGCTGGTGGTTCGTCGCACCGGCGAGGAGGTCGCCTGGTCGGCGCGGGACCACTGGTGGCACGAGACCGTGGAGCGGGCGTCGACCGAGCACGTGGCGGCGGCGTTCGACGCCGAGCACCCGCTGTTCATCCTCTACACCAGCGGCACCACGGCCCGTCCGAAGGGCATCCTGCACACCACCGGCGGCTACCTGACCCAGGCGTCGTACACGGCACACGCGGTGTTCGACCTGAAGCCGGACACCGACGTCTACTGGTGCACCGCCGACATCGGCTGGGTGACCGGCCACTCGTACATCGTGTACGGCCCGCTCTCCAACGGCGTGACCCAGGTGATGTACGAGGGCACCCCGGACACCCCGCACAAGGGCCGGTTCTGGGAGATCGTCGACAAGTACCGGGTCACCATCCTCTACACCGCTCCCACGCTGATCCGCACCATGATGAAGTGGGGTGAGGACATCCCCGCCGGCTTCGAGCTGTCGTCACTGCGGCTGCTGGGCAGCGTCGGCGAGCCGATCAACCCCGAGGCATGGATGTGGTACAGGCAGCACGTCGGCCGGGGTGAGCTGCCCATCGTGGACACCTGGTGGCAAACCGAGACCGGTGCCGTCATGATCTCCCCGCTGCCCGGTGTGACCGAGGCGAAACCCGGATCGGCGATGACGCCGTTGCCGGGAGTCAGCGCCGACGTGGTGGACGACCAGGGTCAGCCGGTGCCCAACGGCGGCGGTGGCTACCTGGTGCTCACCGAGCCGTGGCCGTCGATGCTGCGCACGATCTGGGGCGACGACAACCGCTTCATCGAGACCTACTGGTCGCGCTTCGGGGCGGGTGCCAGCACCGGGGACGACTGGGTCTACTTCGCCGGTGACGGCGCCAAGAAGGACGACGACGGGCACGTCTGGCTGCTCGGCCGCGTCGACGACGTGATGCTGGTCTCCGGGCACAACATCTCCACCACCGAGGTGGAGTCGGCGTTGGTGTCGCACCCGTCGGTGGCTGAGGCGGCGGTGGTCGGCGCGACCGATCCCACCACCGGGCAGGCGATCGTCGCGTTCGCCATTCCGCGTGGCAACACCGAGACGACGGGTGAGGCGGGTGAACAGCTCATCTCCGACCTACGCGACCACGTCGCGCGTACGCTCGGTCCGATCGCCAAGCCGCGACAGATCATGCTGGTTCCCGAGTTGCCGAAGACTCGCTCGGGAAAGATCATGCGCCGGTTGCTGCGGGACGTGGCGGAACACCGGTCCCTCGGCGACGTCACCACGCTCCAGGACTCGTCCGTGATGGATCTGATCGCTGCTGGCATCAGTGGTGGGAAGTCCGACGAGGACTGA